CTACGATGTCGAGGGGCCAGAAACCAATATGGCCACCCATGGCATAGATGAGCCCATCGAGCACGACCACACTAACATTACAGCCCTGCCAGTGTATTGGGGCCATCTGCTGCCATGCTCGTGTGATCGGGTCGTATCTGCGCACAGTATCGATAAAGTTTTGCCCATCAAACCCCCCAATGCAGTACACAAACCCATCATGGTACACCGTGCCATGACCAGCTAGGttgctctgctcctcctgcgtgatatccacccagcggtcggcccgtGTGTCATATGCGTCGATGCAGTTTGTCGTGTGCATGTTCCATCCACCAACAGCCAGCAAAATTTCAGAAGGCAAGCGCGGGCGGATCagtgggttctcaaaatcagagaATGGACTTTCATCATGAAGATCATAGATGACCTTCATGACATCAGtgataattggcctgcacgccgcattggccttcaccagatcgttggctttgacgatcttcataaagtactccggatccatacgagccattcgaatctacaaatgaaacaagaatgagagaattcccatgagttccttagtgctttctgtgaatctctggagatgagcaattcctaacattaaggatacagcagtaagtgcaaattttaatttctttagctgaagccatttactttgaaagtctcagatgtgtcagctaacacttatttcatgtaagacatttgagtgttttgttttccattatttgttacactctcccaggtgtaatacctggaagccttggttgtagacttatgggacatggaaatggaggttcagtctctagctacagtaataaggacttcactcaatgagcattctattgttatatacacaagtcaatgagaacatagtataactatactcaccttgggcaataggactgaaatgtgggcctctcgggtggcaggctcgtgctcgatccaccggaggatggcgtcaaacaccacatcctcttctctgacattcagctcatcctgctctatgatgtcagaaagttgttcaagacttagttctgggaactcgtttgagctgatggcaacctccttaaagtttttcaagatgaagttgaatgcagactggtgcagctcgtttacgcagtagacatcggcgattttaagaaggccaatgcagttgttgaggcagagctgctcatgcaggaaatcatAGCAGCGCTGTACGATGCccaagacactgagataatcagcagctgccaggaggttctccacattgtcagctgtgatgaccacagagtatgtgtaggcatactctatgacctgcctcagtgtttctggggaaatgcctgggagttggtactcccgctttcctgaatcattccagtcactggcgaacagagccctgaaacacaatccagaagtgactcatctaataaatatcggttttgcaggcaaagttaaataaggggttttctaaatcttctgaaccagggacccccaaatggaaattaagcagagataaggaccccctgctacagatgatctcataggcatctaagaactagggaccggtggctttaattcttatttttccaacagtagctccccctttaatatattttacttgggctggtgggcaagtcccccggaatactttgttttgcctgtttgacatggtcccctttttatatatttataccattattattattattattattattattatatagtaaaagttaaggtggtacacttatcagaaatatttctgatcagcactgacctacattaatataatttaatataatgtatattaatataaactttctgtcatcctagagccttattgccaaggagaagtcattgctaacgagagataaaaactgactccttgctgttttcgcatcttcatatatgggtcaccgctacttactggaagtaggagctacagccacacagaattacTGTATGGGCGTTGAATTGAACACCGTCGGTgatgaggaccacgtcacaaagctgtcctgccagccgaagcttgttaaacacttcgaacgccggggacatcagtactcgctccatgtcgtgtgccatcataattcaaaaatgtggatatctcgtctctctctcctttttataTCACTCGAAATGACGTGTACATACGTTCTAAGacgcaaaaaccgcactttGCGTCACAGTTTCCTAAGATAccgtaatgtttatttttaaatctatatttgagactcgaaatggattggggggggggggtatattctacgcacaatcagctgtacaagaagaacaagtgaaatgtttttaacatcacttttggaaaatgtataccgtgcttatcttagaatttaagttttgtattatgtaagaatagtcaaatcacgaattcccgaaattaaataaataaataaatgttttcatattttttctcctccgctacgtttctaaaaatgaaaaacaaaaaaggtcctttacatgtctgtcaggaacgaggtttaagttcgcatcttattccctagtttccacTTTAGACATAAGTCATtgagcaacaaatgtccacaggacattattttatgggctaaatctggtcggcccgttgtggcaattatttggaacaagaatagtccttgaaaattgggctgggcggtccgtctgttttggtcaacatttagcacaaggcggacgtatttatcggaccgcatatatccccaatacggtcatgaaaacaaattgcagcaagtgtggaattatcacaatgattattgtgctgtgtacacttcacccaaatcctgaacgctattgaatataatcgattatgtattatagagcagttatgttaatcaaggtacagtgtgcaatatcactccatgagctattgaccattttcctgttttatgatcttttcttgagaaatcgttttttattttattttttgtaattcctcacttctgccgactaactcctccacgtttaatatattttcgtgcaggtttttaagtttgttttcctgcagcttcacggcacccatcgttcttgcgcacccacacagatggacgagttaagctagaagtggatgggagtagtggcaggacagatattccgagggcgcccattaaacgatgtaagtaattattatttatcgttagaattctcacttaacacagaatgttgtctttggctgaagtttaaacagtcgagctgaattgtgggaagataagctgaagctgttcgcgtccgcagctaatgctcgcgccatgactagctagcacatagtgaaatggtgaatggatttggcgacattttccgtttgaatcgagtacagagacgtaggtgttgttttgtttgtggccctgcttttacaatgcacgtgtagcaaagtgaagttgggatctgcttgcgtcttttgcagctaacatcacactcgatatagccgcagtttattgtggaatcgccattttgggtgtacacaacgcaagagcgcacgagtgtttatataaaacaattccactctggctgagttttcttcttattattatttttcatgctatactatatacaaactttttacttgtacatcttaggatatagttcattgtgacaatataaatggtaggagagaactacaacagcaacgactgtgggttggggctgggtaggggataacgttttcatagttgggattagggttttgcccatagacatgaatgcagagtccccataaagacatctagcacatcttcttctttgtgttctggaattgcttcttgtaggttaagttagaatggttttcactgttctttggtctggagaacaggctgattaatcacagttgagttttgtgggcaatcaaccatatgaatatgtacatatatgtgtgtgtgtgtgtgtgtacagtagtgtgcaaaaaatcataagcagtcaaaagaaattgtgtgattgttagggtctgtagcagctaatcactgctgttaatagcagctactataaactactgttaatataactgctaataacataacaattttcccgtttttttgtgtaataaagcctataatgtaataatgtgatacgtttttgattcaaatatgttagtatgatattggtaagttattactgtatcagcctttattacattaagggggaaaattagcacattattggcagttattacattaacggtagacatcatattatatatgtctaatgcaggggcgctgctaaggattttgggtcccatgaaaggaatcttgacagggccccccacacagtttattgggggcttctctgggccccctctcagtcatgggccccgagaatcgtcatcgtttaccccccctttacagcgcccctggtctaatgcacgaagcattaacgttagatatgcttgtaccacaacttattaggcaagagagaagttctattgcccattttcattgcaaaccagcttaacatttacaggataattaattgcaagttccgatgtaggctgccattcacacacacaactggaaataataaaatgcctggacagagcagatacagccattgtagccttcgctcctgtctgctgctgtatgcaaatctcactgaaccattaaagctggagcagaagtgatgtctccgactaattgctggttgttagagaagtactcagaataatgagaaataaagtaagaattgtgagggaaaaaaaatcagaatttcgacttaagtcagaattctgagataaatgtgtgtttttttttctactccagatggcagaaaactctaaaatcaacaaagctcaagagtcataattcagaatttgttcATTTAGATCAGAAACAGCTCTATGGGATGCTTTCGTCTAATCAGACTGTACCACATGGTTCATATGTAACACTTTTCTGGAGACCGCAACAAATGGGGGATTCTGAAACTGcccgtttgtttggaaaattccaGTCACCCTGAGTGAAAAAGGGTAGAACCCTCCCTCCTGTCCCACTGGCCTATGATTGCCTGATAGCAGGAAGAGACGGTCTATAAGGGAAAATACCCTTCAGTTTAACTCacagaaagacaataaatagtagcacttaacaaatgagagaatattaattgactaggacaaactgagatgagcaacaggaaatataactgtaagctgataagagaaaaagaaggggaaaatggagggaaatttgctgcttctgattggatgcaagcatgcaggtcagctgatccacctgaatgtttccaactcagcaatcggtgatgaagggtcagtagattggctaagtgttggaaccagaagcagaagctggctttcatgctctggagggtcctgtggcatgaaaccttaagcagttctttacgcatatgatgctcctttagggggtgccatagacattcggtctgcatatatattatgttttatcagtgtttcttgtggaccctcagcagtccatgtttttgctctctcccagcaccagctgtctggcaaggagcaaaaacgtggatggactgggggttcctgtggatcaggttgaaaaacattgttctgtattgtttttgttaaatgactgatattcagaatttatttttggggCTTTGGCTGCATCCTGGTTATAATGTTTAATTGAGATATGAATTAATATGGAGAACACCACACGCACGGCACAAATTCTATGAAGATACTACTCATAAATTTAATGTGATAACACatgtgataaaaatacaaatataagggctttatttgtatgaataaagcatttcacatatctaacacatgtgtccccaacaaccgtagccagatattaaatctgttctagaagagcacactcattgcttgctgtaaaagcatgcaggaggtcccagctgagctctgctatagttgtgctctgtgtattattcatttggcagatgctctaagacagagaaatggttggagagaacaaggcaattaacaaatgcatgcaaacaagtggcatgttacacaacaggagcaaaccattacagcatccgataacaaaggaaagcagttgtcttgccataattgcattttgatagctgttctagtgccttaacctctatgctctgactccactgtaaggtctaagttctgttccctcagtccattattcaagaggcattttccttattttggtgaatgtttctgattcttgTTAGTGTCCACTGTTTCTGTTGATTAAGTCCAGTGATGCTAGCCACACCGGTAGATGCGTAacctggttacccaccaggcaggcagatgggggcaggtgggcgaggtgcagcgtactgtatgatgcaggggggcactgtgcagcagctgaagttcctcttgggtgtaatcatgtcctgcgtacggaaccagctgcctttctctgcattGTAGCATTCCACATTTGCACTTATGGATCCTGCCGTCTGTTGGGGTCTGGCCACAGAATCTCATCAACATCACAAGCAATGTCTGCTCTTGCTAAGCATCGGGGAAAATATCCCCTTGTGTGCCGAATCCATCCATGGATTGACCTTACCTCAATATCTCCGCAGGCCTGTTCCATTGCCTGCAGAAGAGGCATGCGGGCATGTGGTTGGCGGTCATATACGCGCCATCTCCAAGcagaaaaaaactcttctatagGGTTGAGAAATGGCGAGTAAGGGGGCAAATACACAACTTCAAATTGATCATGGTTGGTGAACCAGTTCTGGACGATAGCAGCCCGATGGAaactgacattatcccagacaacaacaaaCCTGGGCTGCTCTGGTCTGTCCTGTACAACTGCATCATGAAGTGCATCTAGAAATGTGATTATGTGTTGCGCATTATATGGACCCAGTTTGGAATGATGGTACAGTAGCCCTCGGAGGCTTATGGCGGCACACAATGTGATATTTCCCCCGCACTGCCCCGGGACGTGCACAATCGTCCTTTGGCCAAGTATATTATGTCCCCGTCGTCTACTTTTGCTAAGGTTGAATCCAGCCTCGTCAACGTAAATAAATTCATGAGGCTGAGCAGCTCCATCCACGTCCAAGATTCTCTGcaacaaaaaatacatattgtaGATGGCATTACTCAAAACACACAACTACACTACTACACATACAGAAccgccccaccccaccacaCAGGTACCTGTGTAGCTTTCCGAATATATCTATGTGGTACTGATCAAATGgtacatatt
The DNA window shown above is from Brienomyrus brachyistius isolate T26 unplaced genomic scaffold, BBRACH_0.4 scaffold27, whole genome shotgun sequence and carries:
- the LOC125720914 gene encoding kelch-like protein 10 isoform X3 → MMAHDMERVLMSPAFEVFNKLRLAGQLCDVVLITDGVQFNAHRVILCGCSSYFQALFASDWNDSGKREYQLPGISPETLRQVIEYAYTYSVVITADNVENLLAAADYLSVLGIVQRCYDFLHEQLCLNNCIGLLKIADVYCVNELHQSAFNFILKNFKEVAISSNEFPELSLEQLSDIIEQDELNVREEDVVFDAILRWIEHEPATREAHISVLLPKIRMARMDPEYFMKIVKANDLVKANAACRPIITDVMKVIYDLHDESPFSDFENPLIRPRLPSEILLAVGGWNMHTTNCIDAYDTRADRWVDITQEEQSNLAGHGTVYHDGFVYCIGGFDGQNFIDTVRRYDPITRAWQQMAPIHWQGCNVSVVVLDGLIYAMGGHIGFWPLDIVECYNPKTNEWTQLESMNERRNDASATTLNGKIYICGGHNGTESLSTVECFDPLTNEWSLITPMSTPRHSLGVTAYKGKIYATLLPHWKVCWWDRGL
- the LOC125720914 gene encoding kelch-like protein 10 isoform X1, which translates into the protein MMAHDMERVLMSPAFEVFNKLRLAGQLCDVVLITDGVQFNAHRVILCGCSSYFQALFASDWNDSGKREYQLPGISPETLRQVIEYAYTYSVVITADNVENLLAAADYLSVLGIVQRCYDFLHEQLCLNNCIGLLKIADVYCVNELHQSAFNFILKNFKEVAISSNEFPELSLEQLSDIIEQDELNVREEDVVFDAILRWIEHEPATREAHISVLLPKIRMARMDPEYFMKIVKANDLVKANAACRPIITDVMKVIYDLHDESPFSDFENPLIRPRLPSEILLAVGGWNMHTTNCIDAYDTRADRWVDITQEEQSNLAGHGTVYHDGFVYCIGGFDGQNFIDTVRRYDPITRAWQQMAPIHWQGCNVSVVVLDGLIYAMGGHIGFWPLDIVECYNPKTNEWTQLESMNERRNDASATTLNGKIYICGGHNGTESLSTVECFDPLTNEWSLITPMSTPRHSLGVTAYKGKIYAVGGINRPDHLQTMEVYDPTTNRWHAVAPMSTPRSEFGIAVVDDLLFVMGGHDGFGVTNKVECYDAGTGSWYRAQDMSRARQHFSCCVVPAHPRIIEYASPR
- the LOC125720914 gene encoding kelch-like protein 10 isoform X2, whose product is MERVLMSPAFEVFNKLRLAGQLCDVVLITDGVQFNAHTVILCGCSSYFQALFASDWNDSGKREYQLPGISPETLRQVIEYAYTYSVVITADNVENLLAAADYLSVLGIVQRCYDFLHEQLCLNNCIGLLKIADVYCVNELHQSAFNFILKNFKEVAISSNEFPELSLEQLSDIIEQDELNVREEDVVFDAILRWIEHEPATREAHISVLLPKIRMARMDPEYFMKIVKANDLVKANAACRPIITDVMKVIYDLHDESPFSDFENPLIRPRLPSEILLAVGGWNMHTTNCIDAYDTRADRWVDITQEEQSNLAGHGTVYHDGFVYCIGGFDGQNFIDTVRRYDPITRAWQQMAPIHWQGCNVSVVVLDGLIYAMGGHIGFWPLDIVECYNPKTNEWTQLESMNERRNDASATTLNGKIYICGGHNGTESLSTVECFDPLTNEWSLITPMSTPRHSLGVTAYKGKIYAVGGINRPDHLQTMEVYDPTTNRWHAVAPMSTPRSEFGIAVVDDLLFVMGGHDGFGVTNKVECYDAGTGSWYRAQDMSRARQHFSCCVVPAHPRIIEYASPR